A window from Corynebacterium singulare encodes these proteins:
- a CDS encoding hydrogen peroxide-inducible genes activator codes for MNNKEYRPTLAQLRTFVTIAENKHFGTAAAKLDISQPSLSQALVALEQGLGIQLIERSTRKVIVTSAGEELLPFAKAALEAADAFLARARGTNGTLSGPLTIGIIPTIAPYILPALLQSITEVYPNLEPRFVEEQTQHLLTKLREGTVDLAITALPTEASGMVEVPLYTESFTVVTPTDHPLAGREDFTLEQLDALDLLLLDDGHCLRDQVLDLCRRAKINPSEATNAVTRASSLTTILQLVMGGLGATLVPESALATECTHPQLAVARFAPTVAAERQVGLTFRSSAARAEEFRTFGALVTAAYHAALTRSRELFPVP; via the coding sequence ATGAACAATAAGGAGTATCGGCCGACGCTGGCGCAGCTACGCACCTTCGTTACCATCGCGGAGAACAAGCATTTCGGAACCGCAGCCGCCAAGCTCGATATCTCCCAACCCTCCCTTTCCCAAGCCCTCGTGGCCCTCGAACAAGGCCTGGGCATCCAGCTCATCGAGCGCTCTACCCGCAAGGTGATCGTCACGTCCGCAGGCGAAGAACTTCTTCCTTTCGCCAAGGCTGCCCTCGAGGCCGCGGATGCCTTCCTCGCTCGCGCCAGAGGCACCAACGGTACGTTGTCTGGGCCTCTGACCATTGGCATAATCCCCACGATCGCCCCCTACATACTTCCCGCACTGCTCCAGTCCATCACGGAGGTCTATCCCAATCTCGAGCCCCGATTCGTCGAGGAGCAGACTCAGCACCTACTCACTAAGCTGCGCGAGGGCACCGTCGATCTGGCAATCACAGCCCTTCCCACCGAAGCCTCCGGAATGGTGGAAGTCCCTCTGTACACCGAAAGTTTCACGGTCGTCACACCCACCGACCACCCCCTCGCGGGACGCGAGGACTTCACGCTCGAGCAGCTTGACGCCCTTGATCTTCTGCTTCTCGATGACGGCCACTGTCTGCGCGACCAAGTCCTTGATCTGTGCCGACGTGCCAAGATCAATCCCTCCGAGGCCACCAACGCTGTGACTCGCGCGTCCTCTCTCACCACCATTCTTCAGCTCGTTATGGGCGGCCTCGGCGCCACCCTGGTTCCCGAGTCAGCGTTGGCTACCGAATGCACCCATCCACAGCTCGCCGTTGCCCGCTTTGCCCCCACTGTCGCCGCCGAGCGCCAGGTAGGCCTCACGTTTCGCTCATCCGCGGCCCGCGCCGAGGAATTCCGAACCTTCGGAGCTCTAGTCACTGCCGCCTACCATGCTGCGCTGACGCGTTCCCGCGAGCTCTTCCCAGTTCCCTAA
- a CDS encoding DUF4013 domain-containing protein: MTNPFDPNSENNSSPNGFGGGVNNNGGLPRYEPTNHPEDQAGFGQPGGYGSNEGFGGSAYGGSSSGSDSFGVGQDYGGYGAYNAGQEGYAGAGYGGDSSYSGPGPQAGPAYTGPVSAVEAIKWGFNATLKNPLLWILGAVVVGLIQLVSQAGVNAAQNAEGDGVSVVFDLLSFVTSILSLVIGLVVYRLAYREIDTPKPTWGTLFQGVRWIQPFVVSLVLGLLAAIVIVALVVIAIVVGFGGLSASELDSLEQPSDGQVMTLVGSILGLLLVSFLVALFIQPFFVLMPWLAADTSSIGEAFSKGLKLGKDNYGHILLFIVLSALLFAASLITLGLALVVIAPAMQLATAHLCRQCQGRYAPAVQ; the protein is encoded by the coding sequence ATGACCAATCCCTTTGACCCTAATTCAGAGAACAATTCCTCCCCGAACGGCTTCGGTGGTGGTGTCAATAATAATGGTGGCTTGCCGCGTTATGAGCCGACCAACCACCCAGAAGACCAAGCGGGTTTCGGCCAGCCTGGTGGCTATGGCTCCAACGAAGGATTCGGCGGAAGCGCCTACGGAGGCAGCTCATCTGGCAGCGACTCCTTTGGCGTTGGCCAGGACTACGGCGGCTACGGTGCCTATAACGCTGGCCAGGAGGGCTACGCGGGCGCAGGCTATGGGGGTGACAGCAGTTATAGTGGTCCTGGCCCGCAGGCTGGCCCAGCTTATACCGGTCCGGTGAGCGCTGTTGAAGCCATCAAGTGGGGATTCAACGCCACCCTGAAGAACCCGTTGCTGTGGATTCTGGGCGCTGTCGTCGTTGGTCTTATTCAGCTTGTTAGCCAGGCAGGGGTCAACGCAGCGCAGAATGCCGAAGGTGATGGAGTCAGCGTTGTCTTCGACCTCCTCTCCTTCGTGACGAGCATTCTTTCTCTCGTCATTGGACTTGTGGTCTACCGCTTGGCCTACCGTGAGATTGACACGCCAAAGCCGACGTGGGGGACCCTTTTCCAAGGGGTCCGTTGGATCCAGCCGTTTGTTGTAAGCCTTGTATTGGGCTTGTTGGCCGCTATAGTCATTGTCGCATTGGTAGTCATAGCTATCGTGGTGGGCTTTGGTGGTCTGTCAGCGTCCGAGTTGGACAGTCTGGAACAGCCTTCTGATGGCCAGGTGATGACCTTGGTGGGCTCCATACTCGGCCTGCTGCTAGTGTCTTTTCTTGTCGCGCTGTTCATCCAGCCTTTCTTCGTCCTCATGCCGTGGCTTGCCGCGGACACCTCCTCCATCGGTGAGGCATTCTCGAAGGGGCTGAAGCTGGGTAAGGACAACTACGGTCATATCCTGCTGTTCATTGTTCTTTCTGCTCTGCTATTTGCGGCCTCGCTCATAACGCTGGGCCTTGCGCTGGTGGTCATTGCCCCGGCTATGCAGTTGGCTACTGCGCATCTGTGCCGTCAGTGCCAGGGTCGATATGCTCCGGCGGTGCAGTAA
- the hrpA gene encoding ATP-dependent RNA helicase HrpA, with protein sequence MTATRDELYSALTNVSLSDERAFRRRLRKARAPHALEAIRADIDTAHERLAAIDAGVPDISYPEQLPVTARRDDIAEAIENNQVVIIAGETGSGKTTQIPKICLELGRGRRGLIGHTQPRRLAARTVAERIADELNQSIGESVGYAIRFDDRVSATTAVKLMTDGILLAEMQRDRFLNAYDTIIIDEAHERSLNIDFLLGYLKRLLPKRPDLKVIITSATIDPERFAEHFSNAEGEPAPIIEVSGRTYPVEIRYRPLEVESGGKTIDLDPLDALCEAIEELMAEGEGDILCFFPGERDIRDAMEAIEGRRWRGVEVTPLFGRLSNQEQHRVFSSHRGRRIVLSTNIAETSLTVPGIRYVVDTGTARISRYSTRTKVQRLPIEPISQASANQRSGRCGRVADGIAIRLYSEQDFLSRPEFTDPEILRTNLASVILQMISLRLGDISEFPFVQPPEPKAVRDGLLLLHELGALQGKEKDGLPVLTRVGRDLARIPVDPRMARMLVEANSSGCLTDVMIIVAAMTIQDVRERPMDKQTQADQSHARFKDRTSDFLSMLNLWDFVQETREEMSGNAFRKRMKADFLHYMRIREWFDLVRQLRDVAKQLGWKAQEGTERRPDDIHMSLLSGLLSNIGARDGNSKEFIGARNTRFLVFPGSALAKKPPEFLMAAELVETSRLWARDVAAIDPAWVEKLAKDLLKHNYSDPTWSRKRGSAVVTQRSTLYGVTVVADRTVPYHRVDQAAARDMFIRNALVDGDWTTHHHFFHDNKRKLAEASEFEEKARRRGLVVDDDTLFDFYDQRIPETVTTARHFDSWWKKQKNKHALDFDPEKLLEDDHDVTEEAFPDRWLKGSIDYDLSYKFEPGDPLDGVTLMVPVPLLAGLDTEGFDWLVPGLRLELVTELIRSLPKALRRTVVPAPEFAERALPKLLPYEGRLTEQLASVLQEMGGQGINATDFRPDQLDPHLRMNFAAVDKRGKVIDSDRDLKALVQRQAGHISSSVSRVGRKSESKVVKEWSDDTLGSIDEEVTTVVDGHEVTAYPALVATKEGVALKVHPTKAAADASMITTTLTLLLREISVNTQQMVKGLPLQQRVAVDAYPHGGAKGLINDARVAAVRDIMMEKGGPVRSPAEFTALLNAVKPEVPGRVRQAVVAIAPGLAEYSNLSAELKQWEGPAIDDIRSQLEFLLPPNALTVHGIQHLRHLPRYIQAARIRLEDMNLDPDRDADRQADVDEAKAYLANRLRALPPGREKTREVKDIYWMIEELRVSLFAQRLGTAHAVSLRRVQKAADKVR encoded by the coding sequence ATGACTGCCACTCGCGATGAACTCTATAGCGCTCTCACCAATGTCTCTTTGAGTGATGAGCGAGCTTTCCGCCGCCGCCTCCGCAAAGCCCGCGCGCCCCACGCTCTCGAGGCCATCAGAGCCGATATTGATACCGCGCACGAGCGCTTGGCGGCCATCGACGCTGGGGTTCCCGATATTAGCTACCCAGAGCAGCTTCCTGTCACCGCACGGCGAGACGACATTGCTGAGGCCATTGAGAACAACCAAGTGGTCATTATTGCCGGTGAGACCGGTTCCGGTAAGACCACTCAGATCCCAAAGATCTGTCTGGAGCTCGGCCGCGGACGTCGTGGCCTCATTGGCCATACGCAGCCGCGCCGTCTGGCTGCCCGCACTGTGGCCGAGCGCATTGCGGATGAGCTCAATCAGTCGATCGGGGAATCGGTAGGCTATGCCATCCGCTTTGATGACCGAGTCTCTGCCACCACTGCGGTGAAGCTCATGACGGACGGCATTTTGCTTGCGGAGATGCAACGAGACCGCTTCCTTAACGCGTACGACACCATCATCATCGATGAAGCTCACGAGCGCTCCCTCAATATCGACTTCCTGCTGGGATATCTCAAACGTCTGCTGCCCAAGCGCCCGGATCTCAAGGTGATTATTACCTCCGCAACTATTGACCCAGAACGCTTCGCAGAGCATTTTTCCAACGCGGAAGGAGAACCTGCTCCCATCATCGAAGTCTCTGGCCGCACCTACCCGGTAGAAATCCGCTACCGCCCCCTTGAGGTGGAGTCCGGTGGTAAGACCATTGACCTCGACCCCTTGGACGCCTTGTGCGAAGCCATTGAGGAGCTCATGGCCGAAGGCGAAGGAGATATCCTCTGTTTCTTTCCTGGCGAGCGCGATATTCGTGATGCGATGGAAGCTATCGAGGGCCGACGATGGCGCGGCGTGGAGGTCACTCCCCTCTTCGGCCGCCTTTCCAACCAGGAGCAGCACCGCGTCTTCAGCTCGCACCGCGGTCGACGTATCGTTTTGTCCACCAACATCGCCGAGACATCACTGACCGTGCCCGGTATCCGCTATGTTGTTGACACCGGTACGGCACGTATCTCGCGTTATTCCACCCGAACCAAGGTTCAGCGCCTGCCCATCGAGCCTATTTCTCAGGCCAGCGCCAACCAGCGTTCGGGCCGCTGTGGCCGTGTCGCTGATGGTATTGCTATTCGCCTCTACAGCGAGCAGGATTTCCTTTCTCGCCCAGAATTCACGGATCCGGAAATTCTGCGCACCAACCTTGCCAGCGTCATCCTGCAGATGATCTCGCTGCGCCTCGGCGATATTTCCGAGTTCCCCTTTGTCCAGCCTCCCGAGCCCAAGGCCGTTCGCGATGGCCTTCTTCTTCTCCACGAACTGGGCGCACTCCAAGGCAAAGAAAAGGACGGCCTTCCGGTTCTCACCCGCGTAGGCCGCGACCTCGCGCGCATTCCTGTCGATCCACGTATGGCCCGCATGCTCGTAGAAGCCAACAGCTCTGGATGTCTGACGGACGTCATGATCATTGTCGCTGCGATGACGATTCAGGATGTGCGCGAACGTCCCATGGACAAGCAAACCCAGGCTGATCAGTCGCATGCCAGGTTCAAGGACAGGACCTCCGACTTCCTGTCCATGCTCAACTTGTGGGACTTTGTGCAGGAAACCCGCGAAGAAATGAGCGGCAACGCCTTCCGCAAGCGCATGAAGGCTGATTTCTTGCACTATATGCGCATCCGTGAGTGGTTCGATCTTGTACGCCAACTGCGCGATGTGGCCAAGCAACTCGGATGGAAAGCCCAGGAAGGTACCGAACGCCGCCCGGATGACATCCACATGTCCCTGCTGTCCGGACTGCTCTCCAATATCGGCGCCCGTGATGGAAACTCGAAGGAATTCATCGGCGCCCGCAACACGCGGTTCCTTGTTTTCCCCGGTTCTGCCCTGGCAAAGAAGCCACCGGAGTTTCTTATGGCTGCCGAACTTGTGGAGACCTCCAGGCTTTGGGCACGCGACGTCGCAGCTATCGATCCAGCGTGGGTGGAAAAGTTGGCGAAGGACCTTCTAAAGCACAACTATTCCGACCCGACATGGTCACGAAAACGCGGTTCCGCTGTGGTCACCCAGCGCTCGACCCTCTACGGGGTCACCGTAGTGGCTGACCGTACTGTGCCTTACCACCGCGTCGACCAAGCAGCGGCCCGCGATATGTTCATCCGCAATGCGCTTGTCGACGGCGACTGGACGACCCACCACCACTTCTTCCACGACAACAAGCGCAAGCTTGCTGAGGCCTCCGAATTCGAGGAGAAGGCTCGTCGCCGCGGACTTGTCGTCGACGACGATACCTTGTTCGACTTCTATGACCAGCGCATTCCGGAGACGGTCACCACGGCTCGGCACTTCGATTCATGGTGGAAGAAGCAAAAGAACAAACATGCCCTCGATTTCGATCCAGAGAAGCTCCTTGAGGATGACCATGACGTCACCGAGGAGGCTTTCCCCGACCGCTGGCTGAAGGGCAGCATCGACTACGACCTCTCCTACAAGTTCGAACCTGGCGACCCGCTCGATGGCGTCACGCTCATGGTTCCCGTGCCGCTGCTCGCGGGCCTCGACACCGAGGGTTTCGACTGGTTGGTACCGGGCCTGCGGCTTGAGCTGGTCACGGAACTTATTCGGTCCCTTCCTAAGGCACTGCGCCGCACAGTAGTGCCGGCCCCTGAGTTTGCGGAACGTGCGCTCCCTAAGCTTCTTCCCTACGAGGGACGCCTCACCGAACAGCTGGCTTCCGTGCTGCAGGAGATGGGTGGCCAAGGCATTAACGCCACTGATTTCCGCCCCGATCAACTTGATCCACACTTGCGGATGAACTTCGCAGCGGTGGATAAGCGCGGCAAGGTGATCGATTCCGACCGCGACCTCAAGGCTCTAGTCCAGCGTCAAGCCGGGCACATCTCTTCCTCTGTGTCCCGAGTCGGCCGCAAATCAGAATCCAAAGTAGTCAAGGAATGGTCTGACGATACCCTTGGCAGCATCGACGAAGAGGTCACCACCGTGGTGGATGGCCACGAAGTCACGGCCTACCCTGCTCTTGTGGCCACCAAGGAGGGTGTGGCCCTCAAGGTGCACCCCACGAAGGCAGCTGCCGATGCCTCCATGATCACCACCACGCTCACACTTTTGTTGCGGGAGATTTCCGTCAATACCCAGCAGATGGTCAAGGGCCTGCCGTTGCAGCAGCGAGTGGCTGTCGATGCTTACCCGCATGGCGGAGCTAAGGGACTCATCAACGACGCTCGAGTCGCAGCGGTTCGAGACATCATGATGGAGAAAGGAGGCCCGGTCCGCAGCCCCGCTGAATTCACCGCGTTACTCAATGCGGTGAAACCAGAAGTACCTGGCCGAGTCCGACAAGCTGTCGTGGCGATTGCCCCCGGTTTGGCTGAGTATTCGAACCTCTCCGCGGAGCTGAAGCAGTGGGAGGGCCCAGCCATCGACGATATTCGTTCTCAGCTTGAGTTCCTCTTGCCTCCGAACGCGCTCACGGTCCATGGTATCCAGCACCTGCGTCATCTTCCGCGCTATATACAGGCCGCGCGGATTCGCCTCGAGGACATGAACCTCGATCCAGACCGTGATGCCGACCGTCAGGCAGACGTGGACGAGGCCAAGGCTTATCTGGCTAACCGTCTGCGGGCTCTACCCCCTGGCCGCGAAAAGACGCGTGAGGTCAAGGACATTTACTGGATGATCGAGGAACTGCGGGTCTCACTCTTTGCCCAACGCCTGGGAACCGCCCACGCAGTTTCCCTTCGCCGAGTGCAGAAGGCCGCCGACAAAGTGCGCTAG
- the nrdR gene encoding transcriptional regulator NrdR has translation MYCPFCHNEQSRVIDSRVVDSGTSIRRRRECSACKGRFTTVEKAVLLVVKRNGLAEPFSRDKLIRGVQRACQGRDVSDDALKKLAQEVEETVRSHGSSQVNANDIGLAILEPLRDLDEVAYLRFASVYKSFESADDFESEIRLMRRRDRDYF, from the coding sequence GTGTATTGCCCGTTCTGTCACAACGAACAATCACGAGTTATTGACTCCCGTGTGGTGGACAGCGGTACGTCGATACGTCGGCGCCGCGAATGCTCAGCCTGTAAAGGCCGATTTACCACTGTTGAAAAAGCGGTCCTCCTGGTAGTCAAACGCAATGGTCTTGCTGAGCCATTTAGTCGCGACAAGCTCATTCGTGGCGTGCAACGTGCATGCCAAGGCCGTGACGTGAGCGATGATGCACTGAAGAAGCTGGCGCAAGAGGTAGAGGAAACAGTGCGCAGCCATGGATCCTCCCAGGTGAATGCCAACGACATCGGCCTAGCCATTCTCGAGCCGTTGCGTGACCTCGATGAGGTGGCCTATCTACGATTTGCGTCCGTATACAAGTCTTTCGAAAGCGCGGATGACTTCGAATCTGAGATTCGCCTTATGCGTCGACGCGATCGAGACTACTTCTAG
- the lexA gene encoding transcriptional repressor LexA: MARKPKKNDQPTLESLSPRQRRILEVIHDAVMLRGYPPSIREIGDATGLQSTSSVAYQLKQLEEKGFLRRDPNKPRAVDVRHFPSADDSKKPGRKASSAKETVEAVTGDIPEEASAPTYIPVVGRIAAGSPITAEENIDTYFPMPDDIVGNGELYMLQVVGDSMQDAGILNGDWVIIRSQSVAEEGEFVAALLDGEEATVKEFHRDSSGVWLLPHNEAYSPIKGDEAEIMGKVVSVFRKL, translated from the coding sequence ATGGCCCGTAAACCCAAAAAGAACGACCAGCCTACTCTCGAATCTCTATCCCCACGCCAACGACGCATTCTCGAGGTCATCCACGATGCCGTAATGCTGCGTGGATACCCGCCAAGCATTCGTGAAATTGGTGACGCCACTGGACTTCAGTCCACTTCTTCAGTGGCATACCAGCTAAAACAGCTCGAGGAAAAGGGCTTTTTGCGCCGTGACCCTAACAAGCCGCGCGCCGTAGACGTTCGCCACTTCCCTAGTGCCGATGATTCTAAGAAACCAGGCCGGAAAGCCAGCTCAGCCAAGGAAACTGTTGAAGCCGTCACGGGTGACATTCCGGAAGAAGCATCCGCACCGACTTATATTCCGGTTGTCGGTCGCATCGCAGCGGGCTCCCCCATCACCGCCGAAGAGAATATTGACACCTACTTCCCTATGCCCGATGACATCGTTGGCAATGGTGAGCTCTACATGCTGCAAGTAGTCGGGGATTCCATGCAGGACGCGGGCATCCTTAATGGCGACTGGGTCATCATTCGTTCGCAATCAGTCGCTGAGGAGGGCGAGTTTGTTGCAGCACTCCTTGATGGAGAGGAAGCCACGGTCAAGGAGTTCCACCGCGATTCCTCCGGCGTGTGGCTGCTTCCGCACAATGAGGCTTACTCCCCGATCAAGGGTGACGAGGCCGAGATCATGGGTAAGGTCGTCTCAGTCTTCCGCAAGCTTTAG
- a CDS encoding DeoR/GlpR family DNA-binding transcription regulator — protein MYAEERRRQIASLTAVEGRVNVTELSERFDVTAETIRRDLAVLDREGVVHRVHGGAVASQSFQTAEFTLDTRQRSATGAKMAIARAALDQLPDGGSIFLDAGTTTNALADLIGQRYSAGQFNIVSNSLPIALSLANNGVSDVQLLGGTVRAITQAVVGDTALRTMALMRADVAFIGTNALTVDHGLSTADSQEAAIKSAFVTNAHRVVVLCDSSKLGNDYLVSFASLDDIDVVITDSAAPETFVEALKEHGIDVIIAPEH, from the coding sequence ATGTACGCAGAAGAACGTCGCCGTCAGATTGCCTCGCTAACCGCCGTGGAAGGCCGGGTTAACGTCACTGAATTGTCCGAACGCTTCGACGTCACTGCCGAAACTATTCGCCGTGATCTTGCCGTCCTCGACCGTGAGGGAGTTGTCCACAGAGTTCATGGCGGCGCTGTCGCCTCCCAATCTTTCCAAACCGCCGAGTTCACCCTAGATACGCGTCAGCGTTCTGCAACTGGAGCGAAGATGGCTATTGCCCGTGCCGCCCTGGATCAGCTTCCAGACGGAGGAAGTATCTTCCTCGACGCTGGTACAACGACTAATGCCCTCGCCGACCTAATCGGCCAGCGCTATTCAGCAGGCCAGTTCAACATCGTGTCGAATAGTCTGCCAATCGCCCTGTCTTTGGCCAACAATGGTGTATCCGATGTCCAGTTGTTGGGTGGCACCGTTCGCGCTATTACCCAAGCGGTTGTGGGCGATACGGCACTGCGAACAATGGCGCTGATGCGCGCCGACGTCGCCTTCATCGGCACCAACGCCTTGACCGTTGACCACGGTCTATCTACTGCAGATTCGCAAGAAGCTGCCATCAAGTCCGCTTTTGTTACCAATGCCCATCGCGTAGTCGTTCTGTGCGATTCGTCGAAGTTGGGTAACGATTACCTAGTCAGCTTCGCTTCTCTCGACGACATTGATGTTGTCATCACCGACTCTGCAGCTCCAGAGACATTTGTCGAGGCGCTCAAGGAGCATGGCATCGACGTCATCATCGCCCCCGAACATTAG
- the ptsP gene encoding phosphoenolpyruvate--protein phosphotransferase, with protein sequence MENASPSTIKGTGVVAGVAYAEAVWVRPRPELPTAGETIAEENRDAEYDRFLEAVDIVASRLEQRAAGADGQAAEVLTATAGMVKDRGWHKAVRKGIRGGKNAEYATVGATDKFVTMFEAAGGVMAERTTDLKDVRDRVIAQLRGEQEPGLPMVDGEAVLLADDLAPADTATLDTSHIKALVTELGGPTSHTAIIARQLDIPCIVAVGAELRTIDAGTQVFVDGSVGTVSLGADRESSLKAVEEYREKAARVAEWRGPAQTKDSHRVQLLANVADGNAARIASDSQAEGIGLYRTELSFLSASEEPTVDEQARIYGKVFNSFPSAKVVVRTLDAGSDKPISYATLDSEENPALGVRGLRVARDNEALLTRQLDAIAQAAAQRDEDSTTWVMAPMLATAVEAKWFAGLCRERGLTAGAMIEVPAAALMADTIMPHLDFVSIGTNDLTQYTMAADRLSPQLAYLTDPWQPAVLRLIQHTCVVGRDNNVPVGVCGEAAADPMLACVLTGLGVTSLSAASTAVAGVGAQLAELTFEQCEKMAEAAVNAESPSEARSAVIALLEEF encoded by the coding sequence ATGGAAAACGCATCCCCATCCACCATCAAAGGAACCGGAGTTGTTGCCGGTGTTGCTTATGCCGAAGCGGTGTGGGTTCGCCCCCGCCCGGAGCTACCTACTGCCGGAGAAACCATCGCGGAGGAAAACCGCGATGCAGAATACGACCGTTTCCTCGAAGCCGTCGATATCGTCGCCAGCCGCTTAGAACAGCGCGCTGCTGGTGCTGATGGCCAGGCTGCGGAGGTGTTGACAGCCACCGCTGGAATGGTGAAGGACCGCGGCTGGCATAAGGCCGTCCGTAAGGGTATTCGCGGTGGTAAAAATGCTGAGTACGCGACTGTTGGTGCAACGGACAAATTCGTCACCATGTTTGAGGCCGCTGGCGGAGTTATGGCGGAACGCACCACGGACCTGAAGGACGTGCGAGACCGAGTTATTGCGCAACTTCGTGGGGAGCAGGAACCGGGTCTTCCCATGGTCGACGGTGAAGCGGTTCTGCTCGCTGATGACCTAGCCCCCGCAGATACCGCAACCCTTGACACCTCCCACATCAAGGCACTGGTGACTGAACTCGGTGGCCCGACTAGCCACACTGCGATTATCGCCCGCCAACTGGACATCCCATGCATCGTGGCGGTTGGAGCGGAATTGCGCACGATTGACGCCGGCACGCAGGTCTTCGTTGATGGTTCCGTGGGCACGGTGTCCCTCGGTGCAGACCGTGAGAGCTCGCTCAAGGCCGTTGAGGAGTACCGTGAGAAGGCAGCCCGTGTTGCCGAGTGGCGTGGCCCAGCACAGACCAAGGACAGTCACCGCGTGCAGCTGCTGGCCAACGTGGCCGATGGCAACGCTGCGCGTATTGCCTCGGATTCCCAAGCGGAAGGCATTGGACTTTACCGTACGGAGTTGTCCTTCCTTTCTGCGAGCGAGGAACCTACCGTCGATGAACAGGCACGTATCTACGGCAAGGTGTTTAACTCGTTCCCCAGCGCCAAGGTGGTCGTTCGCACACTCGATGCTGGATCGGATAAGCCGATTTCTTACGCCACCCTGGACTCCGAAGAGAACCCTGCGTTGGGCGTGCGAGGTTTGCGAGTCGCGCGCGACAATGAGGCACTGTTGACCCGCCAGCTCGATGCCATCGCGCAGGCGGCCGCTCAACGTGATGAGGATTCCACCACGTGGGTCATGGCCCCGATGTTGGCCACTGCGGTTGAGGCAAAATGGTTCGCGGGATTGTGCCGTGAGCGTGGCCTGACCGCCGGTGCCATGATTGAGGTTCCCGCTGCCGCACTGATGGCAGACACCATCATGCCGCACCTCGATTTCGTTTCTATTGGCACCAACGATCTCACTCAGTACACGATGGCTGCTGACCGCCTGTCCCCGCAGCTGGCCTACCTGACGGATCCATGGCAGCCTGCAGTTCTGCGCCTCATTCAGCACACCTGTGTGGTTGGCCGCGATAACAACGTTCCGGTCGGCGTGTGTGGTGAGGCAGCTGCTGATCCAATGCTGGCGTGCGTACTAACCGGCCTTGGGGTGACCTCGTTGTCCGCAGCTTCGACTGCAGTTGCTGGAGTGGGCGCACAACTGGCTGAACTTACTTTTGAGCAGTGTGAAAAGATGGCGGAAGCTGCTGTCAATGCAGAGAGCCCATCTGAGGCCCGTTCTGCAGTTATTGCGCTGCTTGAGGAGTTTTAA
- the pfkB gene encoding 1-phosphofructokinase, protein MILTLTPNPSIDATITLKEAIQPGSVHRAASVTHVAGGKGVNVTHAVTKAGADSLALLPAALGDHFLALTAADSIPVHAVEIDGAVRTNTTLTEPDGRTTKLNGPGPTLSERDQKAIAAALAEYAPRAEWLIMAGSLPKGVPADWYTHLITVAREANPQLHIAVDTSDAPMVALGENLDTAAPDLIKPNGLELGQLAGVDGQALEVSAENGDFEGVVKAARDVVKRGISEVLVTLGSAGAVLVTEDEAWAATPPPVTVKSTVGAGDSSLSGYILARRRGASSADALRSAVAYGSAAAGLPGTQLPTPEELDIEGTAVSAVPAH, encoded by the coding sequence ATGATCCTTACTTTGACCCCGAACCCCAGCATCGACGCCACCATTACGCTCAAGGAAGCGATACAGCCCGGCTCAGTCCACCGAGCCGCGTCGGTTACCCACGTAGCCGGTGGAAAAGGCGTCAACGTCACCCATGCGGTGACGAAAGCAGGCGCCGACAGCCTAGCTCTCCTGCCAGCCGCTCTAGGTGATCACTTCCTCGCACTCACTGCGGCAGACTCCATCCCCGTCCACGCGGTGGAGATTGACGGTGCTGTGCGAACCAACACCACGTTGACGGAGCCTGATGGCCGAACGACCAAACTCAACGGCCCCGGACCCACGCTCAGCGAAAGAGATCAGAAAGCTATCGCCGCAGCGCTCGCCGAGTACGCGCCTCGTGCTGAGTGGCTCATCATGGCTGGGTCCTTGCCCAAAGGCGTTCCTGCTGATTGGTACACACACCTCATTACCGTCGCCCGCGAGGCCAACCCTCAGCTCCACATCGCCGTCGATACGTCCGACGCCCCTATGGTCGCGCTCGGTGAAAACCTCGATACTGCCGCCCCCGATCTCATCAAGCCCAACGGTCTTGAGCTGGGGCAGCTCGCTGGTGTCGACGGCCAAGCCCTAGAGGTATCCGCTGAGAACGGTGATTTTGAAGGCGTTGTGAAGGCCGCGAGGGACGTCGTCAAGCGCGGCATTTCCGAGGTCCTTGTCACGCTAGGCAGCGCCGGCGCGGTTTTGGTCACCGAAGATGAAGCCTGGGCCGCTACTCCCCCGCCAGTGACCGTGAAGTCCACCGTAGGCGCAGGTGATTCTTCCCTGTCCGGATACATCCTGGCTCGCCGTCGCGGCGCCTCGAGCGCAGACGCCTTGCGTAGCGCTGTGGCCTACGGCTCCGCAGCCGCCGGCCTTCCCGGAACACAACTCCCCACCCCCGAAGAACTTGATATCGAAGGCACTGCAGTCAGTGCAGTCCCCGCCCACTAG